In Halococcus agarilyticus, a single window of DNA contains:
- the pstB gene encoding phosphate ABC transporter ATP-binding protein PstB gives MSTTQTEPDDRDDRNDRTTTAETDERIDPAWTEYGHGGRTKLAVENLNVHYGDDHAIDDVSLDIPEESVTALIGPSGCGKSTFLRCLNRMNDRIKGASVDGSVELDDEEIYGDDTDLVELRKRVGMVFQQPNPFPKSIRDNVAYGPRKHGDVETGLLARLFGRNDGESEDELVERSLRQAAIWDEVKDRLDDNALGLSGGQQQRLCIARCLAVGPEVILMDEPASALDPIATAKIEDLIQDLAEEYTVVVVTHNMQQAARISDQTAVFLTGGELVEYGDTDQIFENPASQRVEDYITGKFG, from the coding sequence ATGAGCACGACACAGACCGAACCCGACGACCGCGACGACCGCAACGACCGCACCACCACCGCCGAAACCGACGAACGGATCGACCCCGCGTGGACCGAGTACGGCCACGGGGGCCGGACGAAACTCGCCGTCGAGAACCTGAACGTCCACTACGGCGACGACCACGCGATCGACGACGTCAGCCTCGACATCCCGGAGGAGAGCGTGACCGCGCTGATCGGGCCCTCGGGCTGTGGAAAGTCGACGTTCCTCCGGTGTCTCAACCGGATGAACGACCGGATCAAGGGTGCGAGCGTCGACGGCTCGGTCGAGCTCGACGACGAGGAGATCTACGGCGACGACACCGACCTCGTGGAGCTCAGAAAGCGCGTCGGGATGGTGTTCCAGCAGCCCAACCCGTTCCCGAAGTCGATCCGGGACAACGTCGCCTACGGCCCCCGGAAACACGGTGACGTCGAGACCGGACTCCTCGCACGGCTGTTCGGTCGGAACGACGGCGAGAGCGAGGACGAACTCGTCGAGCGGTCGCTCCGCCAGGCGGCGATCTGGGACGAGGTGAAAGACCGGCTCGACGACAACGCGCTCGGACTCTCGGGTGGCCAACAGCAGCGCCTCTGCATCGCTCGCTGCCTCGCTGTCGGTCCCGAGGTCATCCTGATGGACGAGCCCGCGAGCGCGCTCGACCCGATCGCCACCGCGAAGATCGAGGACCTCATCCAGGACCTCGCCGAGGAGTACACGGTGGTCGTCGTCACCCACAACATGCAGCAGGCCGCCCGCATCTCCGACCAGACCGCCGTGTTCCTCACCGGCGGCGAACTCGTCGAGTACGGCGACACCGACCAGATCTTCGAGAACCCCGCAAGCCAGCGCGTCGAGGACTACATCACCGGGAAGTTCGGGTAG
- the pstA gene encoding phosphate ABC transporter permease PstA: MATGTTTLTRGTSTPLQYAANAIAGLALCVLVVSVLAFAGVLPIGSIGGVGLLDLLAGVLGCAALGMVGIGIASAAGALDTEPDHTAGALVAAVFGSVGFVTGGLVAAQTLGLATLWPLGGLVGAALGVGLALVPREDLGLAATGGGFALFASLVVLTGVIDSGWSWQPAGLSVVFAAETTVPVIFGVAGLVLAWVAAQASAGFGTQGKARGASLLVSANAAGMIALLVVLVSFIAIRGWGPMTEGIRYGLFWGPITWFQVPVWDRWVIFHGPILWFYWPFAMEGFAITNAINGVAPAIVGTVWLVIGAVTFAVPLGVGTAVFLTEYAKGSRATAVVEVATNGLWSTPSIVYGLFGLAFLVPRIGNRNTLLSGMIVLGFMLLPLVVITSREALLNVPDEYRDASAALGVSRWETIKSVVLPAAMPGVVTGSILGVGRIAGETAPILLVLAGEPFPTDGPDVLDLSAGFTSSFPFVQLGVVNADALAQPATALPLQLFATITAGAQDVSEGFAWATALVLLLVVMAFYAVGIVSRTYFRRKLDA; the protein is encoded by the coding sequence GTGGCCACGGGAACCACCACCCTCACCCGCGGCACGTCGACCCCGCTCCAGTACGCCGCGAACGCGATCGCCGGACTCGCCCTCTGTGTGCTGGTCGTGAGCGTGCTCGCGTTCGCGGGGGTTCTCCCGATCGGATCGATCGGGGGCGTCGGCCTCCTCGATCTGCTCGCGGGGGTTCTCGGCTGCGCGGCGCTCGGAATGGTCGGTATCGGCATCGCCTCCGCGGCGGGCGCGCTCGACACCGAGCCGGACCACACCGCCGGCGCGCTGGTCGCCGCGGTCTTCGGGAGCGTCGGCTTCGTGACGGGCGGCCTCGTGGCCGCACAGACGCTCGGCCTCGCGACGCTCTGGCCGCTCGGCGGGCTCGTCGGCGCGGCGCTCGGCGTCGGCCTCGCGCTCGTTCCCCGCGAAGACCTCGGGCTTGCCGCGACCGGCGGCGGGTTCGCGCTGTTCGCGAGCCTCGTGGTCCTCACCGGCGTCATCGACTCGGGGTGGTCGTGGCAGCCGGCGGGACTCTCGGTCGTCTTCGCTGCCGAGACGACTGTTCCTGTCATCTTCGGCGTCGCCGGCCTGGTGCTCGCGTGGGTCGCGGCCCAGGCGAGCGCGGGCTTCGGCACCCAGGGCAAGGCGCGCGGCGCGTCGCTGCTCGTGAGCGCGAACGCCGCAGGGATGATCGCGCTGCTCGTCGTTCTCGTTTCCTTCATCGCTATCCGGGGTTGGGGACCGATGACGGAGGGGATCCGGTACGGACTGTTCTGGGGCCCGATCACATGGTTCCAGGTCCCGGTCTGGGATCGGTGGGTGATATTTCACGGACCCATCCTCTGGTTCTACTGGCCGTTCGCGATGGAGGGCTTTGCGATCACGAACGCGATCAACGGGGTCGCGCCCGCGATCGTCGGCACCGTCTGGCTGGTGATCGGTGCAGTGACGTTCGCGGTGCCCCTCGGCGTCGGGACCGCCGTGTTCCTGACCGAATATGCAAAAGGCAGCCGGGCCACCGCGGTGGTCGAGGTAGCGACCAACGGGCTCTGGAGCACGCCGAGCATCGTGTACGGCCTGTTCGGGCTCGCCTTCCTCGTCCCACGGATCGGCAACCGGAACACGCTGCTGTCGGGGATGATCGTGCTCGGGTTCATGCTATTGCCGCTCGTGGTCATCACCAGCCGCGAGGCGCTGCTCAACGTCCCCGACGAGTACCGCGATGCGAGCGCCGCGCTCGGGGTGAGCCGATGGGAGACCATCAAGAGCGTCGTGCTGCCGGCGGCGATGCCCGGCGTCGTCACCGGCTCGATCCTCGGCGTCGGCCGGATCGCGGGCGAGACCGCGCCCATCCTGCTGGTGCTCGCCGGCGAACCGTTCCCCACCGACGGGCCCGACGTGCTCGACCTCTCGGCCGGGTTCACGTCGTCGTTCCCGTTCGTCCAGCTCGGCGTGGTGAACGCCGACGCGCTGGCCCAGCCCGCGACCGCGCTGCCGCTCCAGCTGTTCGCCACCATCACGGCGGGTGCCCAGGACGTCTCCGAGGGCTTCGCGTGGGCGACGGCCCTCGTCCTCCTGTTGGTGGTGATGGCCTTCTACGCCGTCGGCATCGTCTCACGAACGTACTTCCGGAGGAAACTCGACGCATGA